In Zingiber officinale cultivar Zhangliang chromosome 1A, Zo_v1.1, whole genome shotgun sequence, the DNA window AGCGATATGAGCTCACTCTCTATGCCCCCCTATCCTTGAGCTCACCATTATCTATCCAATAAAAACTAGTAAAATTGCAATGCAAGATAGAATATTCTATACACCTACCTAAACCATTTATGCTCATAAAGAGTTAATATCAACATTCATCTTATTGGTCTCGTGACTAGCTGAAGGTAAAATGAAAATTAGCATTTAGTGACTTCTATAGATCATAATACTGTTCAAACTCACCTCAAAAATTCGTGGGCATCTTCCTGTTGTCCATGGCCAAAATTACTTCCAATGTTGTGCAAATGAGAGAGAATTCCAATGGGGGATAAAGGAGATTTCCCTTCCTTTGCATTCCTCACAAGGCTTTCAAGCTCACATGTAAAGCACCACTCTTTCTTTGGACCTAGAGTTATGATACAAAATATATTTACAAGGTTGTTTTAGTaagtaaaagagaaaaaaaaacacaatagaAGTGGAGCATGAACATACATATTCTAGAATGAAGACCATCAAGAAAATATGCAGTCAAAGGCCGAGTAAATGCCAAACACTGGAGAACAGCATTTGCATAACAGCTGcaatcaacaaaaaaaaacatttcgTGATGGAAGTTAGTTCATTGAGCAAACATGCACAGTATAGCCTACATGCATATTCCAACAAAGAATTACAGTTGGATTTCTCATACTATGATATCACCCATAGTAGTCCTAAAATGTCTAGTAAACAAGCAACATCCAAAGAGATCAATGCACTGACAAATATCTATATACATTTCAATTCAGAAACCTACGAAAGTATGAAACATAAGCAACAAATGAACAATCTGGGGTTGGATGCATCAATCTTCTAAAACTTTATTTATTTCTCAAGTAAATATTCTACTTTCCTTCCCTGAAACCATAATCCTAATAGATTGAAACCGGACTAGAGCTTGTATGGGTCTTCCTTGAAGGACAAGGCGATGAATTATTTATAGTTGATTACAATAAGTACAACTTATAACTCCAATTATTTAGGTTGGGTGCATGAATCTTCCATGCCTCTTTCTATTgttctagtaaaatcatcaactatATTTAGGAATGAATCACAGTCCTAATAAATTGAATCCATCTAAGGCATCTCTGGACCTTGTCAGATAAGACAAACTATTAAACACGTCATCAACATGCAGGATCTCTACAAGGGCTTCAGAGAAACAATCAATGGTACAGAAGTAATAGCTCACAGTAGCCTCGTCCACTAAAGAACCAGGGGCAGATATTATAAATTGTCCAACAACACTACTAACTTTTTTTAATctgttttatttttcaagaaattGACATTATAACATTATCTAGGTGGTAACCATTATAATTGACAAATAATTTCCAATTCAAGTAACTTGATCCTGGCATATAGTAGTCTTGTCCAATACGTTGTCAGCCAATTGATATAGATGATAGATGGTCAACAAGAAAGCTCAGAGGACCTTCCTGATTGTATTAAATAACCTATGAAAACTTATAAGACACACTTAcaaatttctaagaaaataaaataaggcAAACAAGAGCAAGAGTTCATGTGGAACAGCAGAAAGTTTTATACCTGTTTCCGCAATTAATAAGACCACAAGGGCGCAAATCAATCTTGTCAGAGTTGTAGAGTTTGATGAAAAGATCATATGGAAATAGCATCTACAGAATTGAAATGAGAAATTAATCAGCTTAACTGTATGTGATTCATAAGCAAAGCCTTATGTCAATTTAAAAGAACCACTTACAAATTCTGAAGAGTAGTGTCTCGAAACTTTAGTAACAACTTGTTTCAGAGATGTCGAAAGACCATTGGCCACATGAGGAATATTTTTTGAACCAATAGATGCTCTATGAGCATTACCATTTGACCTTTCATAGAATGGAACAGACTTAGCACCTCCGTTAGTAGAATAGTGATCCGAAGCTGAAGCTAAGAATCTTGATGTTTCTTTTTTTGAAGTTTGTGTCTCATTTCCTTCTGAGTGAGATCTGGCTTCTAATGATGCAGCTCTTGGAGAAGAGCCTTCAGGTGTTGAGGATGTACTTGATTTAATCCCATTACCAACCCTCTCATACTGCTCAGTGCTGACTTGATCGTGAGATGAAGTGTTTTTTAAGGCAGATGTATTACTAGGTATCTGTTCATCTACTTCTGTTTTGCATGTGGATGTCTCCACCCTTAAACGACTGGAGTGTGTGGTGAAATTTGCCAAAGGATTTGATGTAGCCAACTCAGGAGTTGAAGACATTGTAGTAGTTACATTGCTGGTATCAACTGCAGTTCTGAGACCAACAGTATAAATACCAAAAGATGGAGATTCTTCTAACCCAACATTATTTGAAATTAACTTCTTGGCATAAGCATCATCAGGAGAACTAATGGTCTGAGGAAATGTTGATTGAGCAGGTATTGTTGGAGAAGATGAACCAGAAAATGTTTTATTTGCAGAAATGTCCTTAGAACTGCTATTCTGATGTATGTCTCCATCAATTTCATCATCAGTAGAAGTGGATTTAGAGGCAAAAGGCCTCTCAAAATGTGTCTCAACCTTTGAAGTTAGATCCTCTTTGGGATCTAGCCTCTTCTCTGATAAGCCAGACGGTTTGGAATGCACTCCCTTGAGACTAGAAGAACTCAATTTGTCTTCATCCTTATCATTAACAGGTGGAGGTTGACATTCATCCTTGTGGCCCTGCCTCCAATGTATAATTTGGCACCTGCCGGAGCTGAAATGAACATTGGAAAATATATCAACCACATGAGTTCGCATTACTCTACTTTATGAAAGAGCAAAATTTTCTTTAACAAATTGGAAGAGGGAACAAATGCAAACCTTAAGATTTTGAACATCAATTCCATATAAACCAACACTTCAACTTTTCATCCACCAATAAACATGGAAGAATGCAAGCGGTGCAAAATTGCTAAATATCAATACAAATTACATTGAGCAATTAAAAGTtatatttttcttctccatcACATTATCAAGTgtcaaaatgttttaaaatgtctgCATCTAATCCATCAACGACATTATTATGTATTTAGTGGTTTCTTTTTCTAATAAGAAAAGATTATCTTTAGATGgaaatcaataaataaataaatcaacttACCATATAGCTTAAATTATCttggaaataaatagaaaaaaaaaaataaagatggcAGATATTCTTTACATAGAAAGACCGAGGAGGTTATCGATGGGAGATGGTGATATTATCTGTAAAGTCTAACATTTTTATGATTAAAATTAATAGACAATGATAGTTCAAAGAGCTATCCTGTAAACATCATGTGTGAAAATGAAGAGCCTAAACTCGATTCATTTGACTATAGGTAGAGGTAGATTTTTCTTAGACTCCAAGTAAGCATCTTTTGAATAGGTAACAGATATTCCAAAACCCACATATAAGTATAAACTGACTCAACATAGTGAACAacgaataaaaataaaactatgacTAGAAATGTCTTCAGGTCTAGAGGTTCCAGTTTTTACAAGCCATCATTTGAAATCAAAAGTGAAATTATAAAATTAGCGCAACCAAATTTTGAGCAAGGAGTTAAATTAGCAAGGAAAAATCTtaaattgaatgaaaaattaaaaaaggaaaatgttgaagaaggaagaagaactcAGTTTTTCTTACCAATATCTGACAGCCTTGCATCGGGCACACCTAGCACCGGCAGGACTAGAACACACGGCACATTCCGGCAGAGCCACAGACTCCTTAGTTACTTCAGATGATGTGGCCGAGTAGGCCGCCATCGCATCCATCTCCGCCAGCGCGGCTTCTTGGGCAGCAAGATACGCCAGCCGCCGTACCTCCTCCTGCCTCGCCGTCACCAGGCGCCATCTCCGGCGCACCACGAGGGCGACCACGGGCCCGAAGAAAAACACCAGAAGCAGCGCGGCCCCTGAGAACCCTAGATCGACGTGGAGGGGCATCGACCCGCCACCGCTCGCCGGCAGTCAGCTCCCGATCTCCGACCTGCTCCGGTGCGTAAGACGTCGCTCATAGATCAGCCGGCTGCCGCCTGCGGCCGACGAGATCAGGAAGATCGCGTTCGCCGGATCCCCAATTTCGACTCGCCCGCTGGAACACGATAAGAATCGTCGCCAGAGTAAAACGAACGAACGAACGAACGAACGAACGGGGACGAAAGAAAGACAAAAGGGAAGACAAAACGAGGGCGGAAGGACGTTTTTATTGGGGCAATTAATTCCGTGACACCGCAAATGCCAACATTTTCAAGAAAAAAACGTATCGAGTCCTCCAATACGACTCCAATAATGCCATGAATCATGAAAATTAAAGTTCCATTTTCAGCTTTTCTtccttattaaaaatattttttataaacttCAAAATCTCCGAAATATGCTTTAGACTTTTAATACAAAATTAATTTAcccaata includes these proteins:
- the LOC122038812 gene encoding ubiquitin carboxyl-terminal hydrolase 17-like, which translates into the protein MPLHVDLGFSGAALLLVFFFGPVVALVVRRRWRLVTARQEEVRRLAYLAAQEAALAEMDAMAAYSATSSEVTKESVALPECAVCSSPAGARCARCKAVRYCSGRCQIIHWRQGHKDECQPPPVNDKDEDKLSSSSLKGVHSKPSGLSEKRLDPKEDLTSKVETHFERPFASKSTSTDDEIDGDIHQNSSSKDISANKTFSGSSSPTIPAQSTFPQTISSPDDAYAKKLISNNVGLEESPSFGIYTVGLRTAVDTSNVTTTMSSTPELATSNPLANFTTHSSRLRVETSTCKTEVDEQIPSNTSALKNTSSHDQVSTEQYERVGNGIKSSTSSTPEGSSPRAASLEARSHSEGNETQTSKKETSRFLASASDHYSTNGGAKSVPFYERSNGNAHRASIGSKNIPHVANGLSTSLKQVVTKVSRHYSSEFMLFPYDLFIKLYNSDKIDLRPCGLINCGNSCYANAVLQCLAFTRPLTAYFLDGLHSRICPKKEWCFTCELESLVRNAKEGKSPLSPIGILSHLHNIGSNFGHGQQEDAHEFLRYAIEAMQSICLKEAVAKPDGLLEETTLIQQTFGGYLRSKIRCSKCKSKSERCERMMDLTVEIDGDIVTLDDALLRFTSQEILDGENKYKCERCKSYERAKKRLTILEAPNVLTIVLKRFQSGKFGKLNKAVRFSEYLDLARYMSGDDKSPVYRLYAVIVHIDTMNASFSGHYVCYVKDRHGKWYKIDDSKVQPVELEVVLSKGAYMLLYARCLPRGPSSVRRAMAQLVHARKNMKDGKGNRGDLSVAHHGEHYSPYLSNLRPHPNDSASDSSSLFDEGSTCSTESTRDSTSTEESWEHTSGESDSFSSNSPLRISEDSDGLTRSPLGSRHSLKANRPTPSTMDLGSNATSSGREAEQAGMGSFLLYPDNSQLSRNLVEHRSRIETDRFRQNEGNSGVLLRRPTRERTAQTFC